From the genome of Papaver somniferum cultivar HN1 chromosome 2, ASM357369v1, whole genome shotgun sequence, one region includes:
- the LOC113347437 gene encoding proteasome subunit alpha type-7-like, translating to MARYDRAITVFSPDGHLFQVEYALEAVRKGNAAVGVRGTDTVVLGVEKKSTAKLQDSRSVRKIVNLDNHIALACAGLKADARVLINKARIECQSHRLTVEDPVTVEYITRYIAGLQQKYTQSGGVRPFGLSTLIVGFDPHTDVPSLYQTDPSGTFSAWKANATGRNSNSMREFLEKNYKETSGQETVKLAIRALLEVVESGGKNIEIAVMGKDKVLRQLEESEIDIIVAEIEAEKAAAEAAKKPAPKNT from the exons ATGGCACGATACGATAGAGCCATCACAGTATTCTCACCAGATGGTCATCTCTTTCAGGTGGAGTATGCCCTCGAGGCTGTACGGAAAGGAAACGCAGCTGTTGGTGTTAGAGGTACTGATACTGTtgttcttggtgttgagaagaaATCTACTGCTAAACTTCAAGACTCTAG ATCAGTTAGGAAGATTGTTAACCTGGATAATCACATTGCTTTAGCCTGTGCTGGGCTTAAGGCAGATGCACGTGTTTTGATAAACAAAGCAAGGATTGAGTGTCAAAGTCATAGACTCACAGTTGAGGATCCCGTAACTGTTGAATATATCACACGTTACATTGCTGGTCTTCAGCAAAAGTATACACAAAGTGGTGGTGTGAGACCATTTGGGCTATCAACTTTGATCGTGGGTTTTGACCCTCACACTGATGTTCCATCACTCTATCAGACTGATCCCTCAGGGACATTCTCAGCTTGGAAGGCTAATGCAACAGGAAGAAATTCCAACTCTATGCGTGAATTTTTGGAGAAAAACTACAAAGAAACTTCTGGACAAGAAACTGTGAAGCTTGCTATTCGTGCATTGCTCGAG GTTGTTGAAAGTGGTGGGAAGAACATAGAGATAGCTGTAATGGGAAAAGACAAGGTGTTGCGTCAACTTGAAGAATCTGAGATTGATATCATTGTTGCTGAGATCGAAgcagaaaaggcagctgcagaaGCTGCAAAAAAACCAGCTCCAAAGAATACCTAA